TTGATCCTGGTTTTGATCCAAGAAGTTATGGGTTTCGTCAGCTTTCACAACTTATTGAAGCCTTTCCAAAATATTTTCAGCTTAAAAGAATGGATGATGTTGGTCCCAGTAGTGTCTATGTTAAATTAATCGAGTAAAAGAAAGCTGACAGCTTCGCTGTCAGCTTTTTCACTCTTATACCGAAACTCTTCCTATCTATTTTTATCCAAAGCTTCACGTAATGTAGCAATAAAGTCGATCGTCTTCACGAAGCCTTTATTGCTTTTCACATCTTCATCCAGCTTTTCCATTAATGAGCTCCCTATGATGAACCCATCTGCCAACTCACGAATTTCCATTACCATTTCCGGAGACGATATACCAAAACCCAGTGCCGTCGGACAGTTTGTTTCCTGTCTTACCTGAGTCATAAATGTTTTCAGCCCCTCATCCAAAGTATTTCTAGCTCCTGTAACTCCTTTAGAAGCAATGCAGTACAGGAAACCATCTGCATCTTTTGCAATAGTGCGCACACGTTCACCAGAAGTTGGTGCTACCAATCGTATCTCAGTGATTGGTAAGGGCGAAAGAGCGTACCCATCATAAAATCTAGCTTCTTTTGGAAGATCAGGAATGATTACACCGTCTAACCCCGCTTTTTCAGCGCATTTCCCAAAATCATCCCATCCATATTGAAGTAAGCTATTCACATAAACAAGCCCTACCAATGGTACTTCTGTCTTTTTTCTAATACTCTCTATCAGTTTCAAGTACTGGTCCATATCCATTCCTTTTTCTATCGCTTTTTTCGCAGAACGTTGTAGAACAGGTCCATCGGCTAATGGGTCAGAGTAAGGCAGACCTAGTTCAATAATATCAGCACCAGCTTTCTCCAGTTCCAGAACCAGCTTGATTGTTGTATCTATATCCGGATCTCCCGCCATTATAAATGGAATAAGTGCTTTTTTCTTATCCTCTTTCAAAGACATAAATTTTTTATTAATTCTTGTCATTCTGCTCCCCACTTTCCATGATAGTATGAATATCCTTATCGCCTCTTCCAGACAAGTTCATGATAATAATCTGTTCCTTCTCCATCAATGGAGCCATTTTTATCACCTGGGCCAAGGCATGAGAACTTTCTAAGGCTGGTATAATCCCTTCCATCTGTGTCATTAAGTGAAATGCCTGAACGGCTTCCTGATCTGTAACAGCTTCATAAGAAGCTCTTTTGGATTCAAATAGATA
This genomic interval from Tindallia magadiensis contains the following:
- the trpA gene encoding tryptophan synthase subunit alpha; translated protein: MTRINKKFMSLKEDKKKALIPFIMAGDPDIDTTIKLVLELEKAGADIIELGLPYSDPLADGPVLQRSAKKAIEKGMDMDQYLKLIESIRKKTEVPLVGLVYVNSLLQYGWDDFGKCAEKAGLDGVIIPDLPKEARFYDGYALSPLPITEIRLVAPTSGERVRTIAKDADGFLYCIASKGVTGARNTLDEGLKTFMTQVRQETNCPTALGFGISSPEMVMEIRELADGFIIGSSLMEKLDEDVKSNKGFVKTIDFIATLREALDKNR